The following are encoded together in the Peromyscus leucopus breed LL Stock chromosome 1, UCI_PerLeu_2.1, whole genome shotgun sequence genome:
- the Pld3 gene encoding 5'-3' exonuclease PLD3, whose translation MKPKLMYQELKVPVEEPAGELPVNEIEAWKAAEKKARWVLLVLILAVVGFGALMTQLFLWEYGDLHLFGPNQRPAPCYDPCEAVLVESIPEGLEFPNATTSNPSTSQAWLGLLAGAHSSLDIASFYWTLTNNDTHTQEPSAQQGEEVLQQLQALAPRGVKVRIAVSKPNGPLADLQSLLQSGAQVRMVDMQKLTHGVLHTKFWVVDQTHFYLGSANMDWRSLTQVKELGVVMYNCSCLARDLTKIFEAYWFLGQAGSSIPSTWPRPFDTRYNQETPMEICLNGTPALAYLASAPPPLCPSGRTPDLKALLNVVDSARSFIYIAVMNYLPTMEFSHPRRFWPAIDDGLRRAAYERGVKVRLLISCWGHSEPSMRSFLLSLAALRDNHTHSDIQVKLFVVPADEAQARIPYARVNHNKYMVTERATYIGTSNWSGSYFTETAGTSLLVTQNGHGGLRSQLEAVFLRDWESPYSHDLDTSADSVGNACRLL comes from the exons ATGAAGCCTAAACTGATGTACCAGGAG CTGAAGGTCCCTGTTGAGGAGCCTGCCGGAGAACTGCCCGTGAATGAAATCGAGGCATGGAAGGCAGCGGAGAAG aaaGCCCGCTGGGTCCTGCTGGTCcttatcctggcagtggtggGCTTCGGTGCCCTGATGACTCAGCTGTTTCTATGGGAATACGGGGACTTGCATCTATTTGGACCCAACCAGCGCCCAGCCCCCTGCTATGACCCCTGCGA AGCAGTGCTGGTGGAGAGCATTCCTGAGGGTCTGGAGTTCCCCAATGCCACCACGAGCAACCCCTCCACTAGCCAGGCCTGGTTGGGCCTCCTCGCCGGTGCTCACAGCAGCCTGGACATCGCATCCTtctactggaccctcaccaacaATGACACCCACACGCAAGAGCCCTCTGCCCAGCAG GGTGAAGAGGTTCTCCAACAGCTCCAGGCTCTGGCACCCCGAGGTGTAAAGGTTCGCATTGCTGTGAGCAAACCCAATGGACCTCTGGCTGATCTGCAGTCCCTGCTACAGAGTG GTGCCCAGGTTCGCATGGTGGACATGCAGAAGCTGACCCATGGCGTCCTGCACACCAAGTTCTGGGTGGTGGATCAGACCCACTTTTACCTGGGCAGTGCCAACATGGACTGGCGCTCGCTGACCCAG GTCAAGGAACTGGGAGTGGTCATGTACAACTGCAGCTGCCTCGCTCGAGACCTGACCAAGATTTTTGAGGCCTACTGGTTCCTGGGCCAGGCGGGTAGCTCCATCCCTTCAACCTGGCCACGGCCCTTTGACACCCGCTACAATCAAGAGACACCAATGGAGATCTGCCTCAATGGCACCCCAGCTCTGGCCTACCTGGCG AGTGCACCCCCACCACTGTGTCCGAGTGGCCGCACCCCAGACCTGAAGGCTCTGCTCAACGTGGTGGACAGTGCCCGGAGCTTCATCTACATTGCAGTGATGAACTACCTGCCCACCATGGAGTTCTCCCATCCCCGCAG GTTCTGGCCAGCCATCGATGACGGCCTTCGACGGGCCGCCTACGAACGAGGCGTCAAAGTGCGCTTGCTCATCAGCTGCTGGGGGCACTCGGAGCCGTCCATGCggtctttcctcctctccctggctGCTCTTCGTGACAACCACACCCACTCTGACATCCAGGTG aAACTGTTTGTGGTCCCGGCGGATGAAGCCCAGGCTCGAATACCCTACGCCCGAGTCAACCACAACAAGTACATGGTGACTGAACGTGCTACATACATTG GAACCTCCAACTGGTCTGGGAGCTACTTCACAGAGACAGCGGGCACCTCCCTGCTGGTGACGCAGAATGGGCATGGTGGCTTGCGCAGCCAGCTGGAGGCTGTTTTCCTGAGAGACTGGGAATCCCCGTACAGCCATGATCTCGACACCTCCGCTGACAGCGTGGGCAATGCCTGTCGCCTGCTTTGA
- the Hipk4 gene encoding homeodomain-interacting protein kinase 4 translates to MATIQSETDCYDIIEVLGKGTFGEVAKGWRRSTGEMVAIKILKNDAYRSRIIKNELKLLRCVRGLDPDEAHVIRFLEFFHDALKFYLVFELLEQNLFEFQKENNFAPLPARHIRTVTLQVLRALARLKELAIIHADLKPENIMLVDQTRCPFRVKVIDFGSASIFSEVRYVKEPYIQSRFYRAPEILLGLPFCEKVDVWSLGCVMAELHLGWPLYPGNNEYDQVRYICETQGLPKPHLLHAARKAHHFFKRNPHPDATNPWQLKSSADYLAETKVRPLERRKYMLKSLDQIETVNGGGAVNRLSFPDREALAEHADLKSMVELIKRMLTWESHERISPSAALRHPFVSMQQLRSAHEATRYYQLSLRGCRLSLQVDGKPPPPVLEDGPPYYRLAEEEDTAGLGGMAGMAGMAGSGSFFREEKAPGMQRAIDQLDDLSLQEARRGLWSDTRSDAVSDMLAPLKVANTGHRVPDSGPEPILAFYGSRLTGRHKARKAPAGSKSDSNFSNLIRLSQASPEDAVSCRGSGWEEGEGRGASTEPSIISQREGDGPSIKDRTMDTERSGPELFDPSSCPGEWLNEPEWTLEGIRGSRAQGLPARHPHPHGPPRTTSFLQHVGGHH, encoded by the exons ATGGCCACCATCCAGTCAGAGACTGACTGTTACGACATCATTGAGGTCCTGGGCAAGGGCACCTTCGGAGAGGTGGCTAAGGGCTGGCGTCGGAGTACAGGTGAGATGGTGGCCATCAAGATCCTGAAGAATGACGCGTACCGAAGCCGCATCATCAAGAATGAGCTGAAGCTGCTAAGATGTGTACGAGGCCTGGATCCCGATGAGGCCCACGTCATCCGCTTTCTTGAGTTCTTCCACGATGCCCTCAAGTTCTACTTGGTCTTTGAGCTCCTGGAGCAAAACCTTTTTGAGTTCCAGAAAGAGAACAACTTCGCACCTCTTCCTGCCCGGCACATCCGCACTGTCACGCTGCAGGTGCTAAGAGCACTGGCCCGGCTCAAGGAGCTGGCCATCATCCACGCTGACCTCAAGCCTGAAAACATCATGTTAGTGGACCAGACCCGCTGCCCCTTCCGGGTAAAG GTGATTGACTTCGGCTCGGCCAGCATATTCAGCGAGGTGCGCTATGTGAAGGAGCCATACATCCAGTCCCGCTTCTACAGGGCCCCAGAGATCCTGCTGGGGCTGCCCTTCTGTGAGAAGGTGGACGTGTGGTCTCTGGGCTGCGTCATGGCCGAGCTCCACCTGGGCTGGCCTCTCTACCCGGGCAATAACGAGTATGACCAGGTGCGCTACATCTGTGAGACGCAGGGCTTGCCCAAGCCCCACCTGCTGCACGCCGCCCGCAAGGCTCACCACTTCTTCAAGCGGAACCCCCACCCTGATGCCACCAACCCCTGGCAGCTGAAGTCCTCCGCCGACTACCTGGCTGAGACCAAG GTTCGCCCACTGGAACGCCGCAAGTACATGCTCAAGTCCTTGGACCAGATTGAGACAGTGAATGGTGGCGGGGCTGTGAATCGGCTGAGCTTCCCAGACCGGGAGGCGCTGGCCGAGCATGCCGACCTCAAGAGCATGGTGGAGCTGATCAAACGCATGCTAACGTGGGAGTCTCACGAGCGCATCAGCCCCAGCGCGGCCCTGCGCCACCCCTTCGTGTCCATGCAGCAGCTGCGTAGCGCCCACGAGGCCACCCGCTACTACCAGCTGTCTCTCCGCGGCTGCCGTCTGTCCCTGCAGGTCGATGGCAAACCGCCCCCGCCTGTCTTAGAGGATGGGCCTCCCTACTACCGCCTGGCCGAGGAGGAGGACACCGCAGGCCTGGGGGGCATGGCGGGCATGGCGGGCATGGCAGGCAGCGGGTCCTTCTTCAGGGAGGAGAAGGCTCCAGGAATGCAGAGGGCCATCGAccagcttgatgacctgagtcttCAGGAGGCCCGACGGGGGCTGTGGAGCGACACACGGTCCGACGCGGTCTCTGACATGCTGGCCCCACTCAAAGTAGCGAATACCGGCCATCGAGTCCCCGATTCAGGCCCGGAGCCTATCCTGGCTTTCTATGGCAGCCGCTTGACCGGCCGCCACAAGGCCCGCAAGGCTCCCGCGGGCTCCAAATCTGACTCCAATTTCAGTAACCTTATCCGGCTAAGTCAGGCCTCCCCAGAGGATGCTGTGTCCTGTCGGGGCAgtggctgggaggaaggagaaggccgTGGGGCCTCCACAGAGCCATCTATCATCTCACAACGGGAAGGAGATGGGCCCAGCATCAAAGACAGGACCATGGACACTGAG AGGTCAGGCCCTGAGCTCTTCGATCCAAGCAGCTGTCCTGGAGAGTGGCTGAATGAGCCAGAATGGACCCTAGAGGGCATCCGGGGGTCTCGAGCTCAAGGGCTCCCCGCCCGCCATCCCCACCCACATGggccacccaggaccaccagtttTCTGCAGCATGTTGGAGGGCACCACTGA